The genomic window ATAGAGTCCAACGCAAAGCTGGTCGTCAATTCCAGCGGGAACACGACGATCACGGCCGGCGGCGACATGGAGCTTAAGGCAAAGAACATAAAAATGGATAGCAAAGAAGGCATCAACATCATCGCCGCAAAGAGCCTTTCAGTGACCTCGGGAGAAGCGACCGATATGACTGTCGGTAAAAGCCTCGCGATCACTACCGGCGAGGCCCTGGACATCACTTCCGGTACTAACATAAGCACAATGTCAGGATCATCGACAGAAATAACGGCGGGCTCTACCGCAAAGGTGCAGGCAGCGGCGAAGGTGGACATAAAGGGCGCACTGGTCAATATTAACTAGGTGGTATCATGGGACTTCCTGCGGCGAAACTCGGAGATAAGATAGTGGCGATGGATACGCACATCATCATTACTCCATCGGGCGCGCCGAGCCCGGTCACATTGCCGTTCAACGGCACAATAAACGGTAACGTCAGCCCGAACGTTATGATCGAGGGCAAGCCGGCAGCCACTGTAGGCAGCACGGCAATGAACATCCCGGTCCATATACCGCCCGGAGGTAGCTTTTCAAAGCCTCCGATGAACATGGGCACGATACAGATCGGAAGCGCAACTGTAATGATAAACGGAAAACCGGCCGCACGGGCAGGGGATACTGCCCTGACGTGTAACGACCCTGTAGACCTCCCGGTCGGAAAAGTGGTCGCTGCAGGCACGGTAATGATCGGATGACCGGTAAAAGAGGTATGAGGATGGATGAAGAACTATACGGAAACGATCTTAAACTAATGGTCGAGACCAGGCCCGATTTCGTAGGGCCCGGCGCGGACCTGACGGCCAGCAAGAAAGGGGACCTGGAGATCACAAGGGGCCGTGAGAACCTCGGACAGGCCCTGATGCACCGGCTTCTTACGAGAAAAGGCGAGCTGGCAAGCCTCGGTCATCCATATTATGGCTCGCGGCTGCATGAACTTATAGGGGAGCCGAACAACGAGACGACGAGGGAACTGATAAGGCTGTACGCGAAGGAATGTATCATGGAGGAGCCCCGTGTCAGGGACATCGTCAGCCT from Methanooceanicella nereidis includes these protein-coding regions:
- a CDS encoding GPW/gp25 family protein, translating into MDEELYGNDLKLMVETRPDFVGPGADLTASKKGDLEITRGRENLGQALMHRLLTRKGELASLGHPYYGSRLHELIGEPNNETTRELIRLYAKECIMEEPRVRDIVSLSVGMTDYPGAVMLDITVVPIKSSVPMNLVLPFYLEVG
- a CDS encoding PAAR domain-containing protein → MGLPAAKLGDKIVAMDTHIIITPSGAPSPVTLPFNGTINGNVSPNVMIEGKPAATVGSTAMNIPVHIPPGGSFSKPPMNMGTIQIGSATVMINGKPAARAGDTALTCNDPVDLPVGKVVAAGTVMIG